A genome region from Phocoena sinus isolate mPhoSin1 chromosome 16, mPhoSin1.pri, whole genome shotgun sequence includes the following:
- the LCOR gene encoding ligand-dependent corepressor isoform X5 yields the protein MVKLCTHHQKQFIRVLNDLYTESQPGTEDLRPSDSGTMDASTCSAGCAQLGTKHKEKDALCLNMKSSTSAELFVDSSGSHSPQHLTGQALKEPPPETNSVDGRENTSTVVQKDSSELPTTKPNSMDSSTLGYLTTSNSSSVNFHHICKSLEGQTTGQEQDTDVKICKDGKDHVQSSALVENLIAVKVATENSEESNSCIVSQRNSFRALSEEAWDSGFMGNSPRTADKENALQCSSKTPLRQDLEASEQDSRPKQENHLHSLGRNKMGYHLQPSDKSQFDHSKDGWLAPSPMPPVHKASNGHSRTRMLSTSIKTARKSKRASGLRINDYDNQCDVVYISQPITECHFENQRSVLSSRKTARKSTRGYFFNGDCCELPTVRTLARNLHSQEKASCSTLASEAVVTPKQTLIISSPQPTVDVQHPREDNPEEPSKEITSLKEGDRDASSEKESQEPEVCPVTNNANPSSSSRSKETAASNPVWPLPAHLPEEDLPEGSFAVSAPTGSGISSPERDQPPVELLDTKEMSVPQDCPLLPSTESLSEGGSEDVVPRPCSPPETVSREESPLCSENQSPPVGLEPPTSLGKAEEDQSIGTEAETEDTQELDTDPLLKESSTLTNENPSEIEESEAPGGTGRFEGEDGDAKHPTEKDMCDQNIDSPEENLDKKKKGKKFPEASDRCLRSQLSDSSSADRCLRNQSSDSSSACAEIKVSKNPGAKRSKKEGYPGGAAPESFLTEGFHTNAPEDTENPNVNENPSGKDAEQEGEGGGMITRQAFKNMLAKEVKGEEEGVFPSSDPLATVGQPLPGEKLEIYVHSKLGENSTQDPSESIPCTFPEQSKEKPGPVLAQETEEVANDIDSADSPRKDDDSDVLSSTVELSSSRSDDAAGPPKWVPRLTRLTSSTYNLRHAHSLDSLDTIKVTSEKEAAQGNTMPKENETSESGDPLDEDDVDPVADDQPKFVEWCAEEENQELIANFNAQYMKVQKGWIQLEKEAQPAPRARNKSDKLKEIWKSKKRSRKCRGSLEVQKFSPVQMLFMTNFKLSNVCKWFLETTETRSLVIVKKLNTRLPGDIPPVKHPLQKYSPCSLYPSSLQAERLKKHLKKFPGATPARNNWKTQKLWAKFREDPDQVEPEDDSDVSLSPNPEDSIEEVKEGRNSHPPTNSPTPASTRILRKYSNIRGKLRAQQRLIKNEKVESPFGPAVESKQSCKSVCINPLMSPKLALQVGADGFPVKPKSTDGMKGRKGKQTSEISPKAEVQNKRKRTEGGSTQDRKDKGAAMKASREKHVDGSTRTPAAKKPAARDRVSQLPKKTTLKEKKGKIPKKSPGKSCPPSRKEKENTNKRPTQPSPSEMVTKPFAKQKGAGESSSRPQKATNRKQSSGKTRARPSTKTPENSASQRKRKLKAKLDSSHSKRRRMDTK from the coding sequence ATGGTCAAACTGTGCACTCATCATCAGAAGCAGTTCATTCGTGTTCTGAACGATCTGTACACTGAATCTCAGCCAGGCACCGAGGACCTGCGGCCTTCGGATTCTGGAACAATGGATGCCTCCACCTGCAGTGCTGGCTGTGCCCAGCTCGGCACCAAACATAAGGAAAAGGATGCTCTGTGTCTCAATATGAAGTCTTCTACTTCTGCAGAGTTGTTCGTAGACTCATCAGGCTCTCACAGCCCTCAACACTTGACAGGACAGGCCCTAAAGGAGCCTCCTCCCGAGACAAACTCTGTAGATGGAAGAGAGAATACTTCGACTGTTGTCCAAAAAGATTCCTCTGAACTTCCAACCACTAAACCGAATTCAATGGATAGTTCCACTCTGGGATACCTCACTACATCTAATTCTTCCTCAGTAAACTTCCACCACATCTGTAAGAGCTTGGAGGGGCAAACCACTGGACAGGAGCAAGACACAGATGTGAAAATATGCAAGGATGGTAAAGACCATGTGCAGAGTTCAGCTTTAGTAGAAAATCTAATTGCAGTAAAAGTGGCAACTGAGAATAGCGAGGAGAGCAACAGCTGTATTGTTTCTCAAAGAAATTCATTCAGAGCTTTATCAGAAGAGGCTTGGGACTCAGGGTTTATGGGGAATTCACCTAGAACTGCTGACAAAGAGAATGCTTTACAGTGTAGCTCAAAAACACCTTTACGCCAGGACTTAGAGGCAAGTGAACAAGATTCAAGGCCAAAGCAAGAGAACCATCTTCACTcattaggaagaaataaaatgggtTACCATTTACAGCCCAGTGATAAGAGCCAGTTTGATCATTCCAAAGACGGTTGGTTAGCCCCCAGCCCCATGCCACCTGTACACAAAGCATCTAATGGACATTCACGAACCAGGATGCTTTCAACCTCCATTAAGACAGCTCGGAAAAGTAAAAGGGCATCAGGGTTGAGGATAAACGATTATGATAACCAATGTGATGTCGTTTATATCAGCCAGCCAATAACAGAATGCCACTTTGAGAATCAACGATCGGTGTTATCTTCTCGGAAAACAGCCAGGAAGAGTACTCGAGGATACTTTTTCAATGGTGATTGTTGTGAGCTGCCAACTGTTCGCACGCTGGCCAGGAATTTACACTCCCAAGAAAAAGCCAGCTGCTCGACACTGGCCTCAGAGGCAGTGGTGACTCCCAAGCAGACCCTTATCATTTCCTCACCTCAGCCTACAGTAGATGTGCAGCATCCCAGAGAAGACAACCCTGAAGAACCTAGTAAAGAAATAACCTCCCTcaaggaaggagacagagatGCATCATCTGAAAAGGAGTCTCAAGAGCCTGAGGTTTGCCCTGTGACAAACAACGCAAACCCAAGCAGCTCCTCTAGATCAAAGGAGACAGCAGCCTCCAACCCAGTGTGGCCTCTCCCTGCTCACCTTCCTGAAGAGGATCTTCCAGAAGGCAGCTTCGCGGTCTCAGCTCCCACAGGAAGTGGGATATCTTCCCCTGAACGAGACCAACCGCCAGTTGAACTGCTAGATACAAAGGAGATGAGTGTACCCCAAGACTGTCCCCTGCTTCCCTCCACAGAGAGCCTTTCTGAGGGAGGCAGTGAAGATGTTGTTCCTAGGCCTTGTTCCCCTCCTGAAACAGTAAGTAGAGAGGAAAGTCCTCTGTGCTCAGAAAATCAAAGTCCCCCAGTGGGCTTGGAGCCTCCCACGAGTCTGGGAAAGGCTGAGGAAGACCAAAGCATCGGTACTGAGGCTGAGACCGAAGACACTCAGGAGTTAGATACTGACCCACTCTTGAAGGAAAGCAGCACTTTGACTAATGAAAACCCCAGTGAAATTGAGGAAAGCGAGGCACCAGGTGGTACAGGAAGATTCGAGGGAGAGGATGGTGATGCAAAACATCCTACAGAAAAAGATATGTGTGATCAAAACATTGACTCACCTGAAGAGAATCTggacaagaagaaaaaaggtaaaaaattccCCGAGGCCTCTGATAGGTGCCTAAGAAGTCAACTTTCAGATTCTTCCTCTGCCGATAGGTGCCTAAGAAATCAAAGTTCAGATTCTTCCTCTGCTTGTGCTGAGATCAAGGTTTCTAAAAATCCTGGTGCAAAACGTTCTAAAAAAGAAGGGTATCCTGGTGGGGCAGCACCTGAGAGCTTCCTGACTGAAGGTTTCCATACAAACGCTCCGGAGGACACTGAAAAcccaaatgtcaatgaaaacCCCTCTGGGAAAGATGCTGAGCAGGAGGGCGAAGGAGGTGGGATGATCACCAGGCAGGCTTTTAAAAACATGCTGGCAAAAGAAGTCAAGGGGGAAGAAGAAGGTGTTTTTCCCAGCAGTGACCCCTTAGCCACAGTTGGCCAGCCCCTGCCTGGAGAGAAACTGGAAATCTATGTTCACTCTAAATTAGGTGAGAACAGTACTCAAGACCCCTCTGAAAGCATTCCTTGTACGTTCCCAGAACAATCAAAAGAGAAGCCAGGACCTGTTCTTGCACAAGAGACAGAAGAGGTTGCAAATGATATAGATAGTGCGGACAGCCCGCGTAAAGATGACGACAGTGACGTGCTATCTAGCACAGTTGAATTGTCAAGTAGTAGAAGTGATGACGCTGCTGGGCCCCCCAAATGGGTCCCAAGGCTTACGAGACTGACCTCCTCAACCTACAACCTAAGACATGCGCATTCTCTGGACTCCTTGGATACTATAAAAGTGACTTCCGAAAAGGAAGCAGCACAAGGAAACACAATgccaaaggaaaatgaaacttcAGAGAGTGGAGATCCCTTAGACGAGGATGATGTGGACCCAGTGGCAGACGACCAGCCAAAGTTTGTAGAATGGTGTGCCGAGGAGGAGAACCAAGAGCTCATCGCCAACTTCAATGCCCAGTACATGAAGGTTCAGAAGGGCTGGATCCAGCTGGAGAAAGAAGCCCAGCCAGCACCAAGAGCAAGGAACAAGTCAGATAAGCtgaaggaaatttggaaaagcaagaaaaggtCACGGAAATGTCGGGGTTCACTGGAGGTTCAAAAGTTTTCTCCTGTTCAGATGCTGTTTATGACAAACTTTAAATTATCTAATGTTTGCAAGTGGTTCTTAGAGACAACTGAAACCCGGTCTCTGGTAATTGTGAAGAAGCTCAATACTCGTCTTCCGGGAGACATCCCACCTGTCAAGCATCCTCTTCAGAAGTACTCTCCTTGCAGCCTGTACCCCAGTTCACTCCAGGCTGAACGCCTGAAGAAACACTTGAAGAAATTTCCCGGAGCTACTCCTGCTAGAAACAATTGGAAAACACAGAAGCTCTGGGCTAAATTCCGAGAGGATCCTGACCAAGTGGAGCCAGAGGATGACAGTGACGTTAGCCTCAGCCCCAATCCTGAAGACAGCATAGAGGAGGTCAAGGAAGGTAGAAATAGCCATCCTCCCACAAACTCACCTACCCCTGCCAGTACCCGGATCCTTAGAAAATACTCCAACATTCGAGGAAAGCTCAGAGCCCAGCAGCGTTTGATCAAGAATGAGAAAGTGGAAAGCCCATTTGGTCCGGCTGTGGAAAGTAAACAGAGTTGTAAGAGTGTGTGCATCAACCCTCTGATGTCCCCCAAGCTTGCCCTGCAAGTAGGTGCAGATGGGTTTCCTGTTAAGCCCAAGAGTACCGATGgaatgaagggaaggaaagggaagcagaCGTCTGAAATCTCACCGAAAGCAGAAGTTCAGAATAAACGCAAGAGGACAGAAGGCGGCAGCACTCAGGACAGGAAGGACAAGGGAGCTGCGATGAAGGCCAGCAGAGAAAAGCACGTTGATGGATCCACCAGAACCCCCGCTGCCAAGAAGCCAGCTGCAAGGGACAGAGTCAGCCAACTGCCCAAAAAGACGactttgaaagagaagaaagggaagatcCCTAAAAAGTCACCTGGGAAGAGCTGCCCTCcctccaggaaagaaaaagagaatacaaaCAAAAGACCTACCCAGCCCTCCCCCTCAGAGATGGTGACAAAACCATTTGCAAAGCAAAAAGGGGCAGGTGAGTCCTCTTCAAGGCCACAGAAAGCCACAAATAGGAAGCAGAGCAGTGGAAAGACTCGGGCCAGACCCTCGACGAAAACCCCGGAGAACAGTGCATCCCAGAGAAAGCGAAAGCTGAAGGCAAAACTGGACTCTTCCCACAGCAAACGGAGGCGGATGGATACAAAGTGA
- the LCOR gene encoding ligand-dependent corepressor isoform X4: MQRMIQQFAAEYTSKNSSTQDPSQPNSTKNQSLLKASPVTTSPTAATTQNPVLSKLLMADQDSPLDLTVRKSQSEPSEQDGVLDLSTKKSPCAGSTSLSHSPGCSSTQGNGENSAEAIAVDSNSQSKSPLEKFMVKLCTHHQKQFIRVLNDLYTESQPGTEDLRPSDSGTMDASTCSAGCAQLGTKHKEKDALCLNMKSSTSAELFVDSSGSHSPQHLTGQALKEPPPETNSVDGRENTSTVVQKDSSELPTTKPNSMDSSTLGYLTTSNSSSVNFHHICKSLEGQTTGQEQDTDVKICKDGKDHVQSSALVENLIAVKVATENSEESNSCIVSQRNSFRALSEEAWDSGFMGNSPRTADKENALQCSSKTPLRQDLEASEQDSRPKQENHLHSLGRNKMGYHLQPSDKSQFDHSKDGWLAPSPMPPVHKASNGHSRTRMLSTSIKTARKSKRASGLRINDYDNQCDVVYISQPITECHFENQRSVLSSRKTARKSTRGYFFNGDCCELPTVRTLARNLHSQEKASCSTLASEAVVTPKQTLIISSPQPTVDVQHPREDNPEEPSKEITSLKEGDRDASSEKESQEPEVCPVTNNANPSSSSRSKETAASNPVWPLPAHLPEEDLPEGSFAVSAPTGSGISSPERDQPPVELLDTKEMSVPQDCPLLPSTESLSEGGSEDVVPRPCSPPETVSREESPLCSENQSPPVGLEPPTSLGKAEEDQSIGTEAETEDTQELDTDPLLKESSTLTNENPSEIEESEAPGGTGRFEGEDGDAKHPTEKDMCDQNIDSPEENLDKKKKGKKFPEASDRCLRSQLSDSSSADRCLRNQSSDSSSACAEIKVSKNPGAKRSKKEGYPGGAAPESFLTEGFHTNAPEDTENPNVNENPSGKDAEQEGEGGGMITRQAFKNMLAKEVKGEEEGVFPSSDPLATVGQPLPGEKLEIYVHSKLGENSTQDPSESIPCTFPEQSKEKPGPVLAQETEEVANDIDSADSPRKDDDSDVLSSTVELSSSRSDDAAGPPKWVPRLTRLTSSTYNLRHAHSLDSLDTIKVTSEKEAAQGNTMPKENETSESGDPLDEDDVDPVADDQPKFVEWCAEEENQELIANFNAQYMKVQKGWIQLEKEAQPAPRARNKSDKLKEIWKSKKRSRKCRGSLEVQKFSPVQMLFMTNFKLSNVCKWFLETTETRSLVIVKKLNTRLPGDIPPVKHPLQKYSPCSLYPSSLQAERLKKHLKKFPGATPARNNWKTQKLWAKFREDPDQVEPEDDSDVSLSPNPEDSIEEVKEGRNSHPPTNSPTPASTRILRKYSNIRGKLRAQQRLIKNEKVESPFGPAVESKQSCKSVCINPLMSPKLALQVGADGFPVKPKSTDGMKGRKGKQTSEISPKAEVQNKRKRTEGGSTQDRKDKGAAMKASREKHVDGSTRTPAAKKPAARDRVSQLPKKTTLKEKKGKIPKKSPGKSCPPSRKEKENTNKRPTQPSPSEMVTKPFAKQKGAGESSSRPQKATNRKQSSGKTRARPSTKTPENSASQRKRKLKAKLDSSHSKRRRMDTK, from the coding sequence TGAGAACTCAGCAGAGGCAATAGCAGTAGATTCTAACAGTCAGTCGAAGTCCCCGCTGGAGAAGTTCATGGTCAAACTGTGCACTCATCATCAGAAGCAGTTCATTCGTGTTCTGAACGATCTGTACACTGAATCTCAGCCAGGCACCGAGGACCTGCGGCCTTCGGATTCTGGAACAATGGATGCCTCCACCTGCAGTGCTGGCTGTGCCCAGCTCGGCACCAAACATAAGGAAAAGGATGCTCTGTGTCTCAATATGAAGTCTTCTACTTCTGCAGAGTTGTTCGTAGACTCATCAGGCTCTCACAGCCCTCAACACTTGACAGGACAGGCCCTAAAGGAGCCTCCTCCCGAGACAAACTCTGTAGATGGAAGAGAGAATACTTCGACTGTTGTCCAAAAAGATTCCTCTGAACTTCCAACCACTAAACCGAATTCAATGGATAGTTCCACTCTGGGATACCTCACTACATCTAATTCTTCCTCAGTAAACTTCCACCACATCTGTAAGAGCTTGGAGGGGCAAACCACTGGACAGGAGCAAGACACAGATGTGAAAATATGCAAGGATGGTAAAGACCATGTGCAGAGTTCAGCTTTAGTAGAAAATCTAATTGCAGTAAAAGTGGCAACTGAGAATAGCGAGGAGAGCAACAGCTGTATTGTTTCTCAAAGAAATTCATTCAGAGCTTTATCAGAAGAGGCTTGGGACTCAGGGTTTATGGGGAATTCACCTAGAACTGCTGACAAAGAGAATGCTTTACAGTGTAGCTCAAAAACACCTTTACGCCAGGACTTAGAGGCAAGTGAACAAGATTCAAGGCCAAAGCAAGAGAACCATCTTCACTcattaggaagaaataaaatgggtTACCATTTACAGCCCAGTGATAAGAGCCAGTTTGATCATTCCAAAGACGGTTGGTTAGCCCCCAGCCCCATGCCACCTGTACACAAAGCATCTAATGGACATTCACGAACCAGGATGCTTTCAACCTCCATTAAGACAGCTCGGAAAAGTAAAAGGGCATCAGGGTTGAGGATAAACGATTATGATAACCAATGTGATGTCGTTTATATCAGCCAGCCAATAACAGAATGCCACTTTGAGAATCAACGATCGGTGTTATCTTCTCGGAAAACAGCCAGGAAGAGTACTCGAGGATACTTTTTCAATGGTGATTGTTGTGAGCTGCCAACTGTTCGCACGCTGGCCAGGAATTTACACTCCCAAGAAAAAGCCAGCTGCTCGACACTGGCCTCAGAGGCAGTGGTGACTCCCAAGCAGACCCTTATCATTTCCTCACCTCAGCCTACAGTAGATGTGCAGCATCCCAGAGAAGACAACCCTGAAGAACCTAGTAAAGAAATAACCTCCCTcaaggaaggagacagagatGCATCATCTGAAAAGGAGTCTCAAGAGCCTGAGGTTTGCCCTGTGACAAACAACGCAAACCCAAGCAGCTCCTCTAGATCAAAGGAGACAGCAGCCTCCAACCCAGTGTGGCCTCTCCCTGCTCACCTTCCTGAAGAGGATCTTCCAGAAGGCAGCTTCGCGGTCTCAGCTCCCACAGGAAGTGGGATATCTTCCCCTGAACGAGACCAACCGCCAGTTGAACTGCTAGATACAAAGGAGATGAGTGTACCCCAAGACTGTCCCCTGCTTCCCTCCACAGAGAGCCTTTCTGAGGGAGGCAGTGAAGATGTTGTTCCTAGGCCTTGTTCCCCTCCTGAAACAGTAAGTAGAGAGGAAAGTCCTCTGTGCTCAGAAAATCAAAGTCCCCCAGTGGGCTTGGAGCCTCCCACGAGTCTGGGAAAGGCTGAGGAAGACCAAAGCATCGGTACTGAGGCTGAGACCGAAGACACTCAGGAGTTAGATACTGACCCACTCTTGAAGGAAAGCAGCACTTTGACTAATGAAAACCCCAGTGAAATTGAGGAAAGCGAGGCACCAGGTGGTACAGGAAGATTCGAGGGAGAGGATGGTGATGCAAAACATCCTACAGAAAAAGATATGTGTGATCAAAACATTGACTCACCTGAAGAGAATCTggacaagaagaaaaaaggtaaaaaattccCCGAGGCCTCTGATAGGTGCCTAAGAAGTCAACTTTCAGATTCTTCCTCTGCCGATAGGTGCCTAAGAAATCAAAGTTCAGATTCTTCCTCTGCTTGTGCTGAGATCAAGGTTTCTAAAAATCCTGGTGCAAAACGTTCTAAAAAAGAAGGGTATCCTGGTGGGGCAGCACCTGAGAGCTTCCTGACTGAAGGTTTCCATACAAACGCTCCGGAGGACACTGAAAAcccaaatgtcaatgaaaacCCCTCTGGGAAAGATGCTGAGCAGGAGGGCGAAGGAGGTGGGATGATCACCAGGCAGGCTTTTAAAAACATGCTGGCAAAAGAAGTCAAGGGGGAAGAAGAAGGTGTTTTTCCCAGCAGTGACCCCTTAGCCACAGTTGGCCAGCCCCTGCCTGGAGAGAAACTGGAAATCTATGTTCACTCTAAATTAGGTGAGAACAGTACTCAAGACCCCTCTGAAAGCATTCCTTGTACGTTCCCAGAACAATCAAAAGAGAAGCCAGGACCTGTTCTTGCACAAGAGACAGAAGAGGTTGCAAATGATATAGATAGTGCGGACAGCCCGCGTAAAGATGACGACAGTGACGTGCTATCTAGCACAGTTGAATTGTCAAGTAGTAGAAGTGATGACGCTGCTGGGCCCCCCAAATGGGTCCCAAGGCTTACGAGACTGACCTCCTCAACCTACAACCTAAGACATGCGCATTCTCTGGACTCCTTGGATACTATAAAAGTGACTTCCGAAAAGGAAGCAGCACAAGGAAACACAATgccaaaggaaaatgaaacttcAGAGAGTGGAGATCCCTTAGACGAGGATGATGTGGACCCAGTGGCAGACGACCAGCCAAAGTTTGTAGAATGGTGTGCCGAGGAGGAGAACCAAGAGCTCATCGCCAACTTCAATGCCCAGTACATGAAGGTTCAGAAGGGCTGGATCCAGCTGGAGAAAGAAGCCCAGCCAGCACCAAGAGCAAGGAACAAGTCAGATAAGCtgaaggaaatttggaaaagcaagaaaaggtCACGGAAATGTCGGGGTTCACTGGAGGTTCAAAAGTTTTCTCCTGTTCAGATGCTGTTTATGACAAACTTTAAATTATCTAATGTTTGCAAGTGGTTCTTAGAGACAACTGAAACCCGGTCTCTGGTAATTGTGAAGAAGCTCAATACTCGTCTTCCGGGAGACATCCCACCTGTCAAGCATCCTCTTCAGAAGTACTCTCCTTGCAGCCTGTACCCCAGTTCACTCCAGGCTGAACGCCTGAAGAAACACTTGAAGAAATTTCCCGGAGCTACTCCTGCTAGAAACAATTGGAAAACACAGAAGCTCTGGGCTAAATTCCGAGAGGATCCTGACCAAGTGGAGCCAGAGGATGACAGTGACGTTAGCCTCAGCCCCAATCCTGAAGACAGCATAGAGGAGGTCAAGGAAGGTAGAAATAGCCATCCTCCCACAAACTCACCTACCCCTGCCAGTACCCGGATCCTTAGAAAATACTCCAACATTCGAGGAAAGCTCAGAGCCCAGCAGCGTTTGATCAAGAATGAGAAAGTGGAAAGCCCATTTGGTCCGGCTGTGGAAAGTAAACAGAGTTGTAAGAGTGTGTGCATCAACCCTCTGATGTCCCCCAAGCTTGCCCTGCAAGTAGGTGCAGATGGGTTTCCTGTTAAGCCCAAGAGTACCGATGgaatgaagggaaggaaagggaagcagaCGTCTGAAATCTCACCGAAAGCAGAAGTTCAGAATAAACGCAAGAGGACAGAAGGCGGCAGCACTCAGGACAGGAAGGACAAGGGAGCTGCGATGAAGGCCAGCAGAGAAAAGCACGTTGATGGATCCACCAGAACCCCCGCTGCCAAGAAGCCAGCTGCAAGGGACAGAGTCAGCCAACTGCCCAAAAAGACGactttgaaagagaagaaagggaagatcCCTAAAAAGTCACCTGGGAAGAGCTGCCCTCcctccaggaaagaaaaagagaatacaaaCAAAAGACCTACCCAGCCCTCCCCCTCAGAGATGGTGACAAAACCATTTGCAAAGCAAAAAGGGGCAGGTGAGTCCTCTTCAAGGCCACAGAAAGCCACAAATAGGAAGCAGAGCAGTGGAAAGACTCGGGCCAGACCCTCGACGAAAACCCCGGAGAACAGTGCATCCCAGAGAAAGCGAAAGCTGAAGGCAAAACTGGACTCTTCCCACAGCAAACGGAGGCGGATGGATACAAAGTGA